The DNA segment TGGCGCACAAAGCTTCCATGAAGCTTTAAGGACATGTGCTGAAGTTTTCCACAATTTAAGATCAGTGCTTAAATCAAAAGGATTAAGCACTACAGTTGGCGATGAAGGTGGTTTCGCACCAAACCTTACATCAAACGAAGAAGCAATACAGGTAATATTGGAGGCAATCCAAAAGGCAGGATATGTACCTGGTGAAGATGTAGCGATAGCACTTGACCCAGCTTCATCTGAGATGTACAAAGAAGACGGCAAATACCATTTCGATGGTGAAGGTGTTGTAAGGACATCAGAAGAAATGGTGGATTACTGGGAGCAGCTTGTAAATAAATATCCAATCGTTTCAATTGAAGATGGCTTGGCAGAAGAGGATTGGAATGGATGGAAACTCTTAACAGAAAGATTAGGCAAGAAAATCCAATTAGTTGGCGACGATCTTTTTGTTACAAATACAGAAAGGCTTTCGAGAGGAATTAAGATGGGTGTTGCAAACTCTATCCTCATTAAGCTTAATCAGATAGGTACATTGACTGAAACTCTTGACGCGATAGAGATGGCGAAGAAAGCAGGGTACACTGCTGTCGTATCACATCGCTCAGGTGAAACAGAAGATTCAACTATTGCAGATCTTGTCGTTGCTGTCAATGCGGGACAGATCAAGACTGGCGCTCCTTCCAGAACAGATAGAGTCGTCAAGTACAATCAATTG comes from the Thermoanaerobacterium aotearoense genome and includes:
- the eno gene encoding phosphopyruvate hydratase; amino-acid sequence: MSIIVDVYAREILDSRGNPTVEVEVELDSGAVGRAAVPSGASTGQFEAVELRDGDNNRYLGKGVLKAVENVNEKIAPEIIGMDAIDQVAIDKAMIDLDGTPNKSNLGANAILGVSLAVAKAAAEEVGLPLYQYLGGVNAKVLPVPMMNILNGGKHADNNVDIQEFMIMPVGAQSFHEALRTCAEVFHNLRSVLKSKGLSTTVGDEGGFAPNLTSNEEAIQVILEAIQKAGYVPGEDVAIALDPASSEMYKEDGKYHFDGEGVVRTSEEMVDYWEQLVNKYPIVSIEDGLAEEDWNGWKLLTERLGKKIQLVGDDLFVTNTERLSRGIKMGVANSILIKLNQIGTLTETLDAIEMAKKAGYTAVVSHRSGETEDSTIADLVVAVNAGQIKTGAPSRTDRVVKYNQLMRIEEGLGGIAQYLGKDAFYNVK